The following proteins come from a genomic window of Proteiniphilum propionicum:
- a CDS encoding 6-bladed beta-propeller, whose amino-acid sequence MKSGKISVSLDDALPLKEAALSIDVLMLNDSLSSHFPGNITKLEWMGDSILILDSWKDPGLYLYDSEGALVNSYTKRGNGPNEFVSIVDFNVIPSGVVLLDTYSTSQRIYLDQNFTFLYKDDAEAQANHFFCESGNSGGVWYDRGNVAYGSNKDKLIYVDGDSRKPVLPVPREVENVTFASYNVFARVSNDTILYLPAVEPRIYKCHGGQAEVLCELDFNNLWPDFSDVKKDNPLDLMRSIAEDGKIYSTNMLSDGNDVAVSFFCKDDFYVMKFRYDDLSAHKLFKVDKNTLESLGTLVSMKDGCLFLGEPGKLLKIRVD is encoded by the coding sequence ATGAAATCCGGTAAGATTAGTGTAAGTCTTGATGATGCCCTGCCATTGAAGGAGGCGGCATTATCTATTGATGTACTTATGTTAAATGATTCCCTGTCAAGTCATTTCCCCGGAAATATAACCAAACTTGAATGGATGGGAGATTCGATACTGATTCTGGACTCATGGAAGGATCCTGGTCTTTATCTGTATGATTCGGAAGGTGCGCTTGTGAATTCATATACTAAAAGAGGGAATGGGCCGAATGAATTTGTTAGTATTGTAGATTTCAACGTCATACCTTCAGGAGTAGTGCTTCTTGATACCTATTCTACCTCTCAGCGAATATATTTGGATCAGAATTTCACATTCCTATATAAAGACGATGCCGAGGCTCAAGCGAATCATTTCTTCTGTGAGAGTGGCAACTCTGGCGGTGTGTGGTATGACCGTGGTAATGTGGCGTATGGTTCGAATAAGGATAAGCTGATATATGTGGATGGAGACTCCAGAAAACCAGTCTTGCCAGTGCCTCGCGAAGTAGAGAATGTGACATTTGCAAGCTATAATGTGTTTGCCAGAGTTTCGAATGATACCATTTTGTACTTGCCAGCTGTTGAACCGAGAATTTATAAATGTCATGGTGGACAGGCCGAAGTGCTTTGTGAACTGGATTTTAATAATTTGTGGCCTGATTTTTCGGATGTAAAAAAAGATAACCCGCTGGATTTAATGCGCAGTATCGCAGAAGATGGAAAGATTTATTCCACAAATATGCTTTCGGATGGTAACGATGTGGCTGTTTCTTTTTTCTGTAAAGATGATTTTTATGTGATGAAATTCAGATATGATGACCTGTCAGCTCATAAATTGTTTAAAGTCGATAAGAATACGTTGGAATCTTTAGGCACTTTGGTTTCCATGAAAGACGGCTGTCTTTTTTTGGGTGAACCTGGAAAACTTCTGAAGATAAGGGTGGATTAA
- the lepB gene encoding signal peptidase I, whose translation MKSEQRKVIKRIGNIGLNIFYYSSILVFGFILLRVFVFGSYRIPTDSMEPTIIPGDYVLVNKLAYGARLFDLFDAVEGKKVNIRRAPGYTRVKNNDVVVFHIPHPNTWDKIEMNMSKYFIKRCIGVPGDTLRIINGFYVINADTGKRYGNIGAERQLSRTTKEQLPEGVFHTFPWDSTLNWNIKDFGPLYIPRKGDKIVLERTNSLLYKKIIEWEKGYPLTLSKDTLWDNETPLPSYIFSHNYYFMGGDKVENSQDSRYWGLLPDDLIVGKAAFIWKSKEPYSGKIRWKRILKKIE comes from the coding sequence ATGAAAAGTGAACAACGAAAAGTAATAAAAAGAATCGGCAATATCGGGCTGAATATCTTCTACTACAGCTCAATTCTGGTGTTTGGTTTCATCCTGCTGCGCGTATTCGTTTTCGGTTCGTACAGAATCCCCACCGATTCCATGGAGCCGACAATCATTCCCGGCGATTACGTGCTGGTAAACAAACTGGCGTATGGTGCCCGGTTGTTTGATCTGTTCGATGCCGTGGAAGGGAAAAAGGTAAATATCAGGCGTGCGCCCGGCTATACCCGGGTTAAAAACAACGATGTGGTTGTCTTCCATATTCCCCATCCCAACACATGGGACAAGATCGAGATGAACATGTCGAAATACTTTATCAAGCGCTGCATCGGAGTTCCCGGCGACACGCTCCGGATAATCAACGGGTTTTACGTGATAAATGCCGACACGGGCAAAAGATACGGGAACATCGGGGCGGAGCGACAATTGAGCCGAACAACAAAAGAACAACTGCCCGAAGGCGTGTTTCACACCTTCCCGTGGGACAGCACGCTCAACTGGAATATCAAAGATTTCGGGCCGCTGTACATCCCCCGAAAAGGAGATAAAATAGTGTTGGAGAGAACAAACAGCCTTTTATATAAAAAAATAATAGAGTGGGAGAAAGGTTATCCGCTTACCCTCAGCAAAGATACATTGTGGGACAATGAAACTCCGCTTCCATCGTATATTTTCTCGCACAATTATTATTTTATGGGAGGCGACAAAGTAGAAAACTCGCAGGATTCCCGTTATTGGGGCTTACTCCCCGATGATCTGATTGTGGGTAAGGCCGCCTTTATTTGGAAATCAAAAGAGCCTTATTCCGGTAAAATCCGATGGAAGCGAATACTGAAAAAAATTGAATGA
- a CDS encoding NVEALA domain-containing protein, giving the protein MKKNIISSFLAISLVIASFFYCKINLNKLNFSNLTLNNIEALAQGEIIIEIPCMLIWPMPFCQYHPDEGIIRFGVAYQ; this is encoded by the coding sequence ATGAAAAAAAATATTATTAGCAGTTTTTTAGCTATATCATTGGTTATAGCATCATTCTTTTATTGCAAAATTAATCTCAATAAATTAAATTTTTCAAATTTAACATTGAACAACATCGAAGCATTAGCACAAGGAGAAATAATAATTGAAATACCTTGTATGTTAATATGGCCAATGCCATTTTGTCAGTACCACCCAGATGAAGGAATAATCCGCTTCGGTGTGGCATACCAATGA
- a CDS encoding 6-bladed beta-propeller, which yields MCKQKPQTDGAIFVDLDRPEKVSLFDYFRSIELIPLETSSDVLIAGIMKMIVYQDKYYALDKNQCIIFVFDETGKFLYKIGKRGQGVGEYVFIEDFNINPFSGKLEILEPYGKVHVYDLSGNYIEIKQITFPGFRIAHTLAAIDEQTHVFHTMFEPEKIIYFNLDEQKLLHQEFKENRRLSSFSNNPYQYRGDWFFFRPVHPIVYKMGSRKLEAAFRFDFGTYTREGKTAVFSKESERSLSKCVEELFDQFPYLIHSVRHNSKYVFASLSRIDLEDKVNVIYDRASGKSKYISEFTEKVQFNSYRGEEIIVTDEYVLMPCQWVDLEKRITKEMLDSKQKEIFEKLLKSEMEENPILIKYWFK from the coding sequence ATGTGTAAGCAAAAGCCACAGACAGATGGTGCTATTTTCGTCGATCTGGACCGTCCGGAGAAAGTCTCTCTTTTCGATTATTTTCGTTCCATTGAGTTAATTCCATTGGAAACTTCGTCCGACGTTCTTATTGCAGGTATTATGAAAATGATTGTTTACCAAGATAAATATTATGCATTGGATAAGAATCAATGCATTATTTTTGTGTTTGATGAAACGGGAAAATTTCTATATAAAATTGGGAAAAGGGGGCAAGGCGTCGGAGAATATGTATTTATAGAAGATTTCAATATCAATCCTTTTTCAGGGAAACTTGAGATACTCGAACCATATGGTAAGGTGCATGTTTATGATTTATCGGGTAACTATATTGAAATAAAACAAATCACTTTTCCCGGCTTTCGCATTGCTCATACCCTTGCGGCCATAGATGAACAAACGCATGTTTTTCATACAATGTTCGAACCTGAAAAAATTATTTATTTTAACCTTGACGAGCAAAAGTTGTTACATCAAGAATTTAAAGAAAATAGGCGTTTGAGTAGTTTTTCGAATAATCCATATCAGTACCGAGGAGATTGGTTTTTTTTTCGACCTGTTCATCCTATAGTATACAAAATGGGTAGTAGAAAACTTGAAGCCGCTTTTCGATTCGATTTTGGCACGTATACTAGGGAAGGAAAAACTGCTGTTTTCTCAAAAGAATCAGAAAGATCCCTATCTAAATGTGTAGAAGAATTATTCGATCAATTTCCTTACCTGATACACTCAGTAAGACATAACAGTAAATATGTATTTGCCTCGCTTTCAAGAATTGATTTGGAAGACAAAGTAAATGTGATATACGACAGGGCGAGCGGAAAGTCAAAATATATTTCTGAATTTACCGAAAAAGTTCAGTTTAATTCATATCGAGGTGAGGAGATAATTGTTACGGATGAATATGTTTTGATGCCCTGTCAATGGGTTGATCTCGAAAAGCGTATTACAAAAGAGATGCTGGATAGCAAACAAAAAGAAATTTTTGAAAAATTGTTGAAATCTGAAATGGAAGAAAATCCTATATTAATTAAATACTGGTTCAAATGA
- a CDS encoding 6-bladed beta-propeller: MRNNYIYICCVLCFIFSCKKQDGKTEFNVKKEVLHISEIERNNDVSEFVPKEFIEDKKYIKLISIRDDHLFKEINKIKVVNDKIFILDGRLKKLLVFGLDGVSQSKIGEHGNGPNQYIDIADFDIDSEGNIYVIDGILDKMFIYDSDYSLKEIKTLPFEADILCITEDGNIIFGLSAWNKGENEGASIIVTYKDLKTLEVIAHYDEFVDNAFWVSHYSFVKTKNNIIYNKPINNNILLFSKKGKLEQIIEFDFGKKNVPLKERKDIERNLIKFNNYNLLKWLTVVDDNFFIGTFWENRETKSFFIDRNKNEMFVSKSTIDRDIGNVASFDEGLLVKFFIPGSDRSEEGDLPLDVKEHLGNGEFALAIYYLK; the protein is encoded by the coding sequence ATGAGAAATAATTATATATATATATGCTGTGTACTTTGTTTTATTTTTTCATGTAAAAAACAGGATGGAAAAACTGAATTTAATGTTAAAAAAGAAGTATTGCATATATCTGAAATAGAGAGGAATAATGACGTGTCAGAGTTTGTTCCTAAAGAATTTATTGAAGATAAAAAATATATAAAACTGATATCCATTCGTGACGACCATTTATTTAAGGAAATCAATAAAATAAAAGTAGTAAATGATAAAATATTTATATTGGATGGAAGGTTAAAAAAATTATTGGTTTTTGGGTTAGATGGTGTTTCTCAATCAAAAATTGGGGAACATGGTAATGGTCCTAATCAATATATTGATATCGCTGATTTTGATATTGATTCTGAAGGCAATATATATGTTATCGATGGCATACTAGATAAGATGTTTATATATGATTCAGACTACTCCTTGAAAGAAATCAAGACTTTGCCTTTTGAGGCGGATATTTTATGTATAACCGAAGATGGTAATATAATATTTGGTTTATCTGCTTGGAACAAAGGTGAAAATGAAGGCGCAAGTATAATTGTAACGTATAAAGATTTAAAAACTCTTGAAGTTATAGCCCATTATGATGAATTTGTTGATAATGCTTTTTGGGTCTCACATTATTCTTTTGTAAAGACAAAAAATAACATCATTTATAACAAACCTATTAACAATAATATTCTTCTATTCTCCAAAAAAGGGAAACTAGAACAAATAATAGAATTTGATTTCGGGAAAAAGAATGTTCCCTTGAAAGAAAGAAAAGATATTGAAAGAAATCTAATAAAATTCAACAATTACAATTTGCTAAAATGGTTAACTGTAGTTGACGATAATTTTTTTATTGGAACTTTTTGGGAGAACAGAGAAACAAAATCTTTTTTTATTGATCGTAATAAAAATGAAATGTTTGTTTCAAAATCTACAATTGATAGAGACATTGGAAATGTTGCGAGTTTTGACGAAGGATTGCTTGTTAAATTTTTTATTCCGGGAAGTGATAGGTCAGAGGAAGGTGATTTACCCTTAGATGTAAAAGAACATCTTGGAAATGGAGAATTTGCTTTGGCTATTTATTATTTAAAGTGA
- a CDS encoding BF3164 family lipoprotein: MKNYFVIILFFPVLFACKNKTESLHDIFKNIETVKHKKIINDSTYIIGSSGKMLIVDSFLITLDYKNERMFHLFDIKNNNYISNLGLKGQGPNEFLHPLSLIYSSSHDFLSYDLLDNSLKLIDLDSLKKKEVSYKKLLSFNSISHSTVFPTKYNNYVGLGLYTFNMFKLIDVYGNEINSFMDYPIEKGKKSEKIDHRNIALAYQGVLNISPDKNKIVYASHYGTILGIYNVNETSINQNFLLICDYPQYTVQNEGGGMSSPLTREGISAFRDIYVTDKYIYSLYSGNKISELRERAFEAKDIYVFDWEGNPVVHYHLDVPINNIAVLPNDKKIYAISNLPDPTLIEFEIDL, translated from the coding sequence ATGAAGAATTATTTTGTAATTATTTTATTTTTCCCTGTTTTATTTGCGTGTAAAAACAAAACCGAATCCTTACATGATATATTTAAAAATATAGAAACGGTAAAACATAAAAAAATAATAAACGATTCAACTTATATTATTGGGAGTTCTGGTAAGATGCTCATAGTAGATTCTTTTTTAATTACTCTGGACTACAAGAACGAGCGAATGTTCCATCTTTTTGATATAAAAAATAATAATTATATAAGCAATCTTGGTCTCAAAGGGCAGGGGCCTAACGAATTTTTGCATCCTCTATCTTTAATTTATTCTTCATCTCATGATTTCTTATCTTATGATTTGTTAGATAACTCCCTGAAATTAATAGATCTTGATTCATTGAAAAAAAAAGAAGTATCATATAAAAAACTATTGTCTTTTAATTCAATATCCCACTCAACGGTTTTTCCTACGAAGTATAATAATTATGTTGGTTTAGGTTTATACACGTTTAACATGTTTAAGTTAATTGATGTTTATGGGAATGAAATAAATTCATTTATGGATTACCCAATAGAAAAAGGGAAAAAGAGCGAAAAAATAGATCATAGAAATATTGCCCTCGCCTACCAAGGGGTATTAAATATTAGTCCCGATAAGAACAAAATTGTATATGCTTCTCACTATGGAACTATTCTTGGGATTTACAATGTCAATGAAACTTCAATTAATCAAAACTTTCTATTAATTTGTGACTATCCGCAATACACTGTGCAGAATGAAGGTGGTGGTATGTCTAGCCCATTAACCCGAGAAGGCATCAGTGCCTTTAGAGATATTTATGTGACAGACAAATATATTTATTCTTTATATTCGGGTAACAAAATATCAGAATTAAGAGAAAGAGCATTTGAAGCTAAAGATATATATGTTTTTGATTGGGAAGGAAATCCTGTAGTACACTATCATTTAGACGTTCCTATTAACAATATTGCAGTCCTTCCAAATGATAAAAAAATATATGCAATATCTAACTTGCCAGACCCTACCCTGATAGAGTTTGAAATCGACTTGTAA
- a CDS encoding O-antigen ligase family protein has protein sequence MNIIKRFIYTGMVSDLLVLAFIIAITVNYNNEANLAPLSLFMILQLGILWYFCRICMFLFPVISNYVIYTILLIGLIEAIWGLGQLYNFLPSKHFLFKTTGSFFNPGPYGGFIALMFPLALHFWLIYKKKNRILEYLFLAVGIVLLLVFPATLSRTAWIAAIIGCLLVVLFDTKAIAKLKNFKKQHPGKVISLAAIITVLFMGSIYGIFHLKKDSANGRLFMWKITALAIRESPVQGVGLGGFPAAYAQAQMDYFKSGIGSETEKQVAGSPEYAFNEYLRIFLEQGVLGGILFLLLTVFIIRSGIRNKQIGASGSFLTLSVFAFASYPYYLWEFLVMWVLLGSVCVSKTEKAHRKKKTKRNIYNFILFLIVLFACTLLCLKQLQLYSQAKKEWTKIRPLYNMRSYQSVMDGYAQLYPRLNHDQKFVFEYAVTLNAVKQHAKADSVLARGLQLSCDPMFYNVKGRNYHEMKKYKEAETCYLNSTYLLPERIYPYYLLTKLYADSANYQPQKMKRAAHAVLEKEPKVHSTAINEMRDEVKKILKSKEIEDEK, from the coding sequence ATGAATATAATTAAGCGTTTCATATATACCGGTATGGTTAGCGACTTATTAGTGCTAGCCTTTATTATTGCAATAACCGTGAATTACAACAATGAAGCGAATCTTGCACCTTTATCATTGTTTATGATTCTTCAATTAGGAATATTATGGTATTTCTGCAGGATATGTATGTTTTTGTTTCCGGTTATATCAAATTATGTAATCTATACTATTTTATTAATTGGCTTAATTGAAGCCATTTGGGGCTTGGGACAGCTCTACAATTTTCTTCCGTCCAAGCATTTTTTGTTCAAAACCACCGGCTCGTTTTTCAATCCAGGCCCTTACGGCGGGTTTATTGCCCTGATGTTTCCATTAGCATTACACTTTTGGCTCATATATAAGAAAAAAAACAGAATTCTCGAATATCTCTTCCTTGCCGTTGGCATCGTTCTTTTGTTGGTTTTTCCCGCCACGTTGAGCCGCACGGCGTGGATTGCGGCAATTATTGGGTGCCTTCTGGTAGTGTTATTTGATACAAAAGCAATAGCGAAGCTGAAAAATTTCAAGAAACAACACCCGGGGAAAGTCATTTCGCTTGCGGCAATAATCACCGTTCTTTTTATGGGTAGTATTTACGGTATTTTCCACCTTAAAAAAGATTCTGCCAACGGGCGTTTGTTCATGTGGAAAATAACCGCGCTGGCGATAAGAGAGTCGCCCGTGCAAGGCGTTGGATTGGGCGGTTTTCCAGCAGCTTATGCTCAGGCACAAATGGATTACTTTAAAAGCGGAATAGGTTCCGAAACCGAAAAACAGGTCGCCGGAAGTCCCGAATACGCTTTTAACGAATACTTGCGAATATTTCTCGAACAGGGCGTTTTGGGCGGCATCCTGTTCTTGCTCCTCACCGTTTTCATCATTCGAAGTGGCATACGAAACAAACAAATCGGTGCTTCCGGAAGTTTTTTAACATTATCCGTTTTTGCCTTTGCCTCTTATCCCTATTATTTATGGGAATTTCTGGTAATGTGGGTACTGCTTGGCTCGGTTTGCGTTTCAAAAACAGAGAAAGCTCATCGAAAGAAAAAAACAAAGCGAAACATTTATAATTTTATTTTATTTTTAATTGTACTCTTTGCCTGTACGCTGCTTTGTCTGAAACAACTGCAACTCTATAGCCAAGCAAAAAAAGAGTGGACCAAAATCCGTCCTCTCTATAATATGCGCTCATACCAAAGTGTGATGGATGGGTATGCCCAGCTTTATCCAAGGTTAAATCACGACCAAAAATTTGTTTTTGAGTATGCGGTTACACTGAATGCCGTGAAACAGCATGCAAAGGCCGACAGCGTCCTGGCACGCGGACTCCAATTAAGTTGCGACCCGATGTTTTACAACGTGAAAGGACGCAATTACCACGAAATGAAAAAATACAAGGAAGCCGAGACGTGCTATTTAAACTCGACATATTTGCTGCCCGAAAGAATTTATCCCTATTACCTGCTCACGAAGCTCTATGCCGATTCCGCCAACTATCAACCGCAAAAAATGAAACGGGCGGCTCATGCGGTTCTGGAAAAAGAACCCAAGGTACACTCGACGGCCATCAATGAGATGCGCGATGAAGTAAAGAAAATATTGAAAAGCAAGGAAATTGAAGATGAAAAGTGA
- a CDS encoding NVEALA domain-containing protein — MLSGLFALALLATAGFGVNKSMNGNADLSDLALANVEALAQSKIGNGRWIVTVYSPSHWRCDPNGGASCPGTPW, encoded by the coding sequence ATTCTTTCGGGCCTGTTCGCCCTCGCACTCCTGGCAACCGCAGGTTTCGGAGTGAACAAAAGTATGAACGGTAATGCCGATCTGAGTGATTTGGCGTTGGCGAATGTGGAGGCATTGGCGCAAAGTAAAATCGGCAATGGAAGATGGATTGTGACAGTTTATTCTCCGAGCCATTGGAGATGTGATCCTAATGGTGGTGCCAGCTGTCCTGGAACTCCATGGTAA
- a CDS encoding NVEALA domain-containing protein, whose translation MTKKTILSSIFAIALFAVAGMGINKSVNNNANLSNLALINVEALAQGEGGGTTDCFPPYDVTCRTDWQNGIRYLGHKPIIV comes from the coding sequence ATGACTAAAAAAACAATTTTAAGCAGTATTTTCGCAATTGCATTATTTGCAGTAGCAGGAATGGGAATTAACAAGAGTGTGAACAACAATGCTAATCTTTCGAATTTGGCTTTAATTAATGTTGAGGCATTAGCACAAGGTGAAGGAGGAGGTACTACAGATTGCTTTCCTCCGTATGACGTTACATGCCGTACAGATTGGCAAAACGGAATTAGATATTTAGGACATAAACCGATAATTGTTTAA
- a CDS encoding 6-bladed beta-propeller, protein MSKKQLFFLIISVAFIACTGSKHRDPLQVVENPIPVIDLEKAVQSPTEPMKMSDFIESIEYIRPEYPASLVGTIFGVSINDKYLLLEVPDRLLCYTRQGKFLREIGKKGQGPTEHLGIRSSTLLDTVVAINSNFNRKILRYDVQGNYLSSLPVSDEVFKINMSDTNRFVINLHHGIAMDDPNLFVTGILNDKGDTVQLKKLQPYYPKGMAHSPTIWWYGDTVCVHTCVTDTVYSVSKNTITPRYILHQGKYKINREAFKDIRLLEAERSNFIDGLSCCETDGYLLASFSLDKKRLLVYYDKHSHETKSWTQYPDEVSKYGTLVGGGWENDVDGGYKLSQLNAINPDYIAVSILPAKLKEVYTENKKKGIKVKCPKRQQELEKLVNLLNEDENPVIILYKLKAKI, encoded by the coding sequence ATGAGTAAAAAACAACTCTTCTTTCTGATAATTTCTGTCGCTTTTATTGCATGTACAGGCAGTAAGCACCGAGATCCTTTACAAGTTGTTGAAAACCCCATTCCCGTCATCGATTTGGAAAAGGCCGTTCAATCGCCCACTGAGCCGATGAAAATGAGTGATTTTATAGAAAGTATCGAATACATACGTCCGGAATATCCCGCTTCGCTCGTCGGCACCATTTTTGGAGTGTCGATAAACGATAAGTACCTGCTTCTGGAAGTTCCCGACCGATTGCTTTGTTATACCCGGCAAGGGAAATTCCTGCGCGAAATCGGGAAAAAAGGACAAGGCCCTACAGAGCATCTGGGCATTCGTTCTTCCACCCTGCTCGACACCGTCGTAGCCATCAACAGCAACTTCAACCGCAAAATACTTCGATATGATGTTCAAGGAAACTACCTGAGTTCATTGCCCGTTTCCGACGAAGTGTTCAAAATAAACATGTCCGATACCAATCGGTTTGTCATTAACCTGCATCACGGAATTGCCATGGATGACCCAAATCTTTTTGTAACCGGGATACTCAATGACAAAGGCGATACGGTGCAGTTGAAGAAATTGCAGCCGTATTATCCAAAAGGAATGGCGCACAGTCCCACGATATGGTGGTATGGGGACACGGTTTGCGTACACACTTGTGTAACCGACACCGTGTATTCCGTAAGCAAAAATACTATTACGCCAAGATACATCCTGCATCAGGGCAAATATAAAATCAACCGGGAAGCATTCAAAGACATTCGTCTGTTGGAAGCGGAAAGGAGTAATTTTATTGATGGATTAAGTTGCTGTGAAACCGATGGTTATCTGTTGGCGTCTTTTTCGTTGGATAAAAAACGTTTGTTGGTTTATTACGATAAACATTCGCACGAAACCAAATCTTGGACGCAATATCCCGATGAAGTGAGCAAATATGGGACACTTGTTGGTGGAGGTTGGGAAAACGATGTGGATGGTGGATACAAATTGTCGCAATTGAATGCTATCAATCCTGATTATATTGCTGTTAGCATTCTTCCCGCCAAGCTAAAAGAGGTTTATACTGAAAATAAAAAGAAGGGAATCAAAGTAAAATGCCCTAAACGCCAACAAGAGTTAGAAAAATTAGTCAATTTATTAAACGAAGACGAAAATCCGGTAATCATATTGTATAAATTGAAAGCTAAAATTTAA
- a CDS encoding 6-bladed beta-propeller, whose amino-acid sequence MKKLPIILYILVFLILSCTKSNDKGNLQTLKVYENIDKQKRSFLMDQMAGYKEIIKLETTDSSLISNVNIKFTTLQYICLLDNNMIFFFDQTGKFKLKINSKGEGPNEYNSISNVVYNSIDSTFYIHDMFKKKMLEYQLNGRYLGEITIDNIGSITDLDNNFYVVSYSPYANKSKLVGILDHSFNIVNEFIGTNFNNENYADRGYILINDFIQSNHTKCIKPISSDTIYKIYPNKVQPYFFIEKGRLAIPIEILSDVSQNNKFKNYITNDYGLIINNLYFMTFYYNNKLYQDIWDIETSKLLYRNIASSVNDKYGAPIHLNDEIINVWPIFVDSQSVYCKIDERDQLLLKTNIEENDILLKIKVEK is encoded by the coding sequence ATGAAAAAATTACCAATTATTTTATATATATTAGTATTTCTTATTCTATCATGTACTAAAAGCAATGATAAGGGAAATCTACAAACATTAAAAGTATACGAAAATATAGACAAACAGAAAAGATCTTTTTTAATGGATCAAATGGCAGGATACAAAGAGATAATTAAGCTTGAGACTACTGACAGTTCCTTAATTTCTAATGTTAATATAAAATTCACCACTCTCCAGTATATATGCTTATTAGATAATAATATGATCTTTTTCTTCGACCAAACCGGAAAATTTAAACTTAAAATAAATTCTAAGGGAGAGGGTCCGAACGAATATAATTCCATATCAAATGTTGTTTACAATTCAATTGACTCTACATTCTATATCCACGATATGTTTAAGAAAAAGATGTTGGAGTATCAACTTAATGGAAGATACCTCGGAGAAATTACAATTGACAATATAGGAAGTATTACAGATTTAGATAATAACTTTTATGTAGTCAGTTATTCACCTTATGCTAATAAGAGTAAATTAGTAGGTATTTTGGATCATTCTTTCAATATCGTGAATGAATTCATTGGCACAAATTTTAATAATGAAAATTATGCTGACAGGGGATATATTTTAATTAATGATTTTATACAAAGCAATCATACTAAATGTATTAAACCGATCTCTTCGGATACCATTTATAAAATATACCCAAATAAAGTGCAACCTTACTTCTTTATTGAAAAAGGAAGGCTAGCCATCCCAATTGAAATACTTTCTGATGTTTCCCAAAACAATAAATTCAAGAATTATATAACCAACGATTATGGTTTAATAATCAACAATTTATATTTTATGACTTTTTATTATAATAATAAATTATATCAAGACATTTGGGATATTGAAACGAGCAAGTTGTTATATAGAAATATTGCTTCTTCGGTTAATGACAAATATGGCGCTCCTATACATTTAAATGATGAAATAATAAATGTATGGCCTATATTTGTAGACAGTCAATCAGTTTATTGCAAAATTGATGAACGAGATCAACTATTGTTAAAAACGAACATAGAAGAGAATGACATACTGCTGAAAATTAAAGTTGAAAAATAA